One Triticum dicoccoides isolate Atlit2015 ecotype Zavitan chromosome 4B, WEW_v2.0, whole genome shotgun sequence genomic window carries:
- the LOC119291953 gene encoding mitochondrial outer membrane protein porin 6-like produces MSKGPVPFPSFGKKAKDLLYKDYNFDQKFSWSTTSESGLGITASGVKFDELFIGDIRVQHKSGRNTVDVTIDCDSKVSTAVTFDEVVPGLKTSFGFKVPDQKSGKLDLQYLHDRFALNSTIGLTSAPVIELATTIGTNELAVGAEVGFDSTSASVTKYNSGVSYTKDDFSAALQMADKGETLKASYIHLFSPSSAVAAEVTHRLKTKENYFTIGSSHALDPSTTLKTRFSNSGKAGLLCRHEWRPNSYMTLSAEYDPKVVSSPSRFGVAVALSP; encoded by the exons ATGAGCAAAGGCCCGGTTCCGTTCCCCAGCTTTGGGAAGAAAGCAAAAG ATCTCTTGTACAAGGACTACAATTTTGACCAAAAGTTTTCATGGTCAACAACTAGCGAATCTGGTTTG GGCATCACAGCCTCTGGTGTGAAGTTTGATGAGCTGTTCATTGGTGACATACGGGTACAACATAAAAGTGGTAGGAATACTGTTGATGTCACAATCGATTGCGATTCCAAA GTATCAACAGCGGTCACTTTTGATGAAGTAGTCCCTGGTTTGAAGACTTCTTTCGGCTTCAAGGTTCCTGATCAAAAGTCAGGGAAG CTCGATTTGCAATACCTTCATGATCGCTTCGCACTGAATTCAACCATTGGCTTGACTTCGGCACCTGTGATTGAGCTGGCAACAACTATTGGCACAAACGAACTTGCTGTCGGTGCCGAGGTTGGTTTTGACAGTACTTCAGCTTCTGTTACCAAGTACAACTCAGGTGTCAGCTATACCAAGGATGATTTTTCTGCCGCCTTACAAAT GGCTGATAAAGGCGAGACCCTGAAAGCTTCCTACATCCACCTGTTCAGCCCGAGCAGCGCAGTGGCGGCCGAGGTAACGCACAGGTTGAAAACAAAGGAGAACTACTTCACCATCGGGAGCTCCCACGCGCTCGACCCCTCCACGACACTCAAGACGAGGTTCAGCAACAGCGGGAAGGCCGGGCTCCTCTGCCGGCACGAGTGGAGGCCCAATTCGTACATGACCCTCTCGGCCGAGTACGACCCCAAGGTGGTGAGCTCGCCGTCAAGGTTCGGCGTGGCCGTGGCCCTGAGCCCCTGA
- the LOC119291954 gene encoding uncharacterized protein LOC119291954 produces MGAMTMASSSLVLRPRASSSSLPNPRREPTRRAALPAPRRLRATAAETPTREGGLSVVAGETRAATTTTRPYSLAPYPLLLAALLPGAEPISAAFAPFVELVRTFSLPDWLVHWGHPGNMAVVLFAMGGYGTYLGFRIKLSDDPEEKAKAKDLHPKLLGGMFFFFALGATGGVTALLTSGKPIFESPHAVTGVIGLALLTVQSLLPTLFEGNPGLRGAHGLLGSSIMTLFLFHAAFGLQLGLSF; encoded by the exons ATGGGGGCCATGACAATGGCGAGCAGCTCCCTGGTCCTCCGCCCGCGGGCGTCCTCGTCGTCGTTGCCGAATCCACGTCGTGAGCCCACGCGCCGGGCGGCATTGCCCGCCCCGCGGCGCCTACGGGCCACGGCCGCTGAAACTCCTACGCGGGAGGGGGGCCTCTCCGTGGTGGCTggcgagacgagggcggcgacgacgacgacgcggccctactCGCTGGCGCCGTacccgctgctgctggcggcgctgctgccCGGGGCGGAGCCCATCAGCGCGGCGTTCGCGCCCTTCGTGGAGCTGGTCAGGACCTTCAGCCTCCCCGACTGGCTCGTGCACTGGGGACACCCCGGCAACATG GCTGTGGTGCTGTTTGCAATGGGTGGGTACGGGACATACCTGGGGTTCAGGATCAAGCTGTCTGACGACCCT GaggagaaggccaaggccaaggacctgCACCCCAAGCTCCTCGGCGGCATGTTCTTCTTCTTCGCCCTCGGCGCCACCGGCGGGGTCACCGCCCTCCTCACCTCCGGCAAACCCATCTTCGAAAG CCCTCACGCGGTCACCGGTGTCATCGGCCTTGCGCTCCTCACCGTCCAGTCTCTCCTGCCAACATTGTTTGAG GGGAACCCTGGGCTGAGAGGCGCGCACGGCCTACTTGGCAGCAGCATCATGACGCTCTTCCTTTTCCACGCCGCGTTTGGGCTGCAGCTCGGCCTCAGTTTTTAG